In Desulfovibrio sp., the genomic window AGGTCACCCTTGTGTCCGTGCTTGCCGGGGCCTTCGTGCTTGCCTGCGTGGGTGGGGTCATAATGCCCGCCAGCCCCGAGACCGGCCACATTGACGCCGTCCTTCTGGGCAGGGGCGCAAGAGGGGTTTTCATGAACATGCATGCCGTGGTCGCCCGGAGCTATGCCCATAACGTCCACAGTAATATCCATACCGCCCTTGCCATCATCATCAAAAACAACAAAGCCGATGGCTTCGCCAACGCCTTCGCCACTGATCTTGTTTACCGGAACCTTAACACTTTCTGCCAATACCGTCTGCGCGCCCAGTCCAAGCATGCAGCCCGCAATGCAAGCGGCCAAGAGAATCCGTTTCATAACGACTCCTTACAGGTGACAGTGTGCATAACAGTTACTCTAAAAACTTATTGAAAAAGTATCCTGATAGCCCCCGCCGGTCAACAGGTTTGCGCAAACTTTGCAGCAAGGTTTGAGGGGCGCAACTGCCTACTTGGCGAACGCAAGAAAAAAGGATACGGTTACCTGTTGGAACTCACCATGAAAGAATACCGCGATCATTATTTCCTCAAAGCCAAGCGCGAGAACTACCCCGCGCGCTCGGTCTACAAGCTCAAGGAGCTGGACTCCAAGTTCCGCCTGCTGCGCCCTGGCCAGCGTGTGCTCGACCTTGGCGCGGCCCCTGGCTCGTGGTCTCTCGGCGCAGCAGAAAAGGTGGGATCGCGCGGGCTGGTGCTGGCCTGCGACATCCAGAGCACCGAGACGGTTTTTCCGCCGCAGGTGACCTTTATGCAGGAAGACGTGTTTAACCGCTCGGCAGAATTCGAGGCCAAGCTCATAGAGCTGGGCCCCTTTGACCTTGTCATCAGCGACATGGCACCGCGCACCACAGGCACGCGCTTTACCGATCAGGCCCGTTCGCTCGACCTTACGGTCGAAGCGCTGGCCGTTGCCTGCCTGCACCTCAAAAAGGGCGGCAGTTTTGTGGTCAAGATTTTTATGGGGCCGGATATTCAGGAGCTGCTTGCGCCCATGCGCAAGGCTTTTGATACGGTCAAATCATTCAAGCCCAAAAGCTCGCGGGCCGAAAGCAAGGAAACATTTTTTGTGGGCCTTGGTTTTCGCGGTCAGGCGGGCGTTGCCCAACCGGCAGACATGCCGGGCGGAGCCGCTGGCGAACCTTCGCAGGAAGTAGCCGACGACGCGCCGCCGGGCATATAAACTTATACTCTACACTAGGTTTCGGAGGTTTTATGTCAGGTCACAGTAAATGGGCCAATATCCAGCACCGTAAGGGTCGCCAGGACGCCAAGCGCGGCAAGATTTTCACCAAAGCCGCCAAGGAAATCATCATCGCAGCCAAGGGCGGCGGTGATCCTGTGGGCAACTCGCGCCTGCGTGCGGCCATTGCCGCCGC contains:
- a CDS encoding superoxide dismutase family protein; translation: MKRILLAACIAGCMLGLGAQTVLAESVKVPVNKISGEGVGEAIGFVVFDDDGKGGMDITVDVMGIAPGDHGMHVHENPSCAPAQKDGVNVAGLGAGGHYDPTHAGKHEGPGKHGHKGDLPLITADAQQTVKAKLHVADLTTKDIKGRSLMIHAGGDNYSDQPAPLGGGGARIACGVIK
- a CDS encoding RlmE family RNA methyltransferase, translating into MKEYRDHYFLKAKRENYPARSVYKLKELDSKFRLLRPGQRVLDLGAAPGSWSLGAAEKVGSRGLVLACDIQSTETVFPPQVTFMQEDVFNRSAEFEAKLIELGPFDLVISDMAPRTTGTRFTDQARSLDLTVEALAVACLHLKKGGSFVVKIFMGPDIQELLAPMRKAFDTVKSFKPKSSRAESKETFFVGLGFRGQAGVAQPADMPGGAAGEPSQEVADDAPPGI